One Glycine max cultivar Williams 82 chromosome 6, Glycine_max_v4.0, whole genome shotgun sequence DNA segment encodes these proteins:
- the LOC100797117 gene encoding probable sugar phosphate/phosphate translocator At5g25400, with translation MGKGGSLSEGVMKKIVLSYSYVAIWIFLSFSVIVYNKYILDKKMYNWPFPISLTMIHMSFCATLAILLVRVLRIVEPVSMSRHVYLSSVVPIGALYSLSLWLSNSAYIYLSVSFIQMLKALMPVAVYSIGVLLRKESYKNDTMFNMLSISLGVGVAAYGEARFDAWGVLLQLGAVAFEATRLVMIQILLTSKGISLNPITSLYYVAPCCLVFLSIPWIFVEYPVLRDTSSFHFDFVIFGTNSFCAFALNLAVFLLVGKTSALTMNVAGVVKDWLLIAFSWSVIKDTVTPINLFGYGLAFLGVAYYNHSKLQALKAKEAQKKTAQPDEEEGSLLQDRDDNKRNDQQN, from the coding sequence ATGGGAAAAGGAGGATCTTTGAGCGAGGGCGTGATGAAGAAGATCGTCCTCTCCTACAGCTACGTGGCCATATGGATTTTCTTGAGCTTCAGCGTCATCGTCTACAACAAGTACATCCTGGACAAGAAGATGTACAACTGGCCCTTCCCCATCTCCCTCACAATGATCCACATGTCCTTCTGCGCCACCCTCGCCATCCTCCTCGTCCGTGTCCTCCGCATCGTCGAGCCCGTCTCCATGTCCCGCCATGTCTACCTCTCCTCCGTCGTCCCCATCGGCGCCCTCTACTCCCTCTCCCTCTGGCTCTCCAACTCCGCCTACATCTACCTCTCCGTCTCCTTCATTCAGATGCTCAAAGCCCTCATGCCAGTCGCCGTCTACTCCATCGGCGTCTTGCTCCGTAAAGAATCATACAAAAACGACACCATGTTTAACATGCTCTCCATCTCCCTCGGCGTCGGCGTCGCCGCCTACGGCGAGGCCCGCTTCGACGCCTGGGGTGTCCTCCTCCAGCTCGGCGCCGTCGCCTTCGAAGCCACGCGTCTCGTCATGATCCAAATCTTGCTCACCTCCAAAGGGATCTCGCTTAACCCAATCACTTCCCTCTACTACGTTGCTCCCTGCTGTCTCGTCTTTCTCTCTATCCCGTGGATCTTTGTTGAGTATCCTGTTTTGAGAGACACTTCAAGCTTTCACTTCGATTTCGTCATCTTCGGGACGAATTCGTTCTGCGCCTTCGCGCTGAATCTGGCGGTGTTTCTTCTGGTTGGGAAGACGTCTGCGTTGACCATGAATGTGGCTGGGGTTGTGAAGGATTGGTTGCTGATTGCGTTCTCGTGGTCGGTTATTAAGGACACCGTGACGCCGATTAATTTGTTCGGCTACGGGCTTGCGTTTCTCGGTGTGGCGTATTATAATCACTCCAAGTTGCAGGCGCTCAAGGCCAAGGAGGCGCAGAAGAAGACCGCGCAGCCGGATGAGGAGGAAGGGAGCTTGCTCCAGGACAGAGATGACAACAAGAGGAACGACCAGcagaattaa